Genomic segment of Corynebacterium urealyticum DSM 7109:
GTAAACGAGCTCGACCTTCTCGGTGATGCGGTCGACCAGCTGGCTGAGCTGGGCCTTCAGGTTGTCATCTAGGAGCTTCTTGGCCATGGTTAGCTGCCTCCTTCAAGGCGTTGTGTGTCATGCGGGCCGGTGTGGGCGTTGATTTATGAGGATTTTTGGGATGCCGCGAGGTGTGCGGCGAAGGGTAAAGGAAAGGGCGGGCGGGCGCACTGCCCGCCCGCCCTTAGCATTTGCGGCTGCGAGCTTGAGCCGCTTAAAAGATCTGGAAGCTAAAGGCTAGATCTTGCCAACCAGGTCGATGCCCGGGGTCAGGGTGTCCTGGCCCTCTTCCCACTTCGCCGGGCAGACCTCGCCTGGGTGCTCAGCGACGTACTGAGCAGCCTTGATCTTGCGGACCAGCTCGGAAGCGTCGCGGCCGATGCCCTCGGCGGTCTGCTCGATGTACTGGATGATGCCCTGCGGGTCGACCAGGAAGGTCGCGCGGTCGGCCTGGCCGACGCCCTCGCGCATGTTCTGGAAGTTGCGGGTCAGGTCGCCGTTGGAGTCGCCGATCATCGGGTAGTTGACCTTGCCGACCTCCTCGGAGGACTCGTGCCAAGCCTTGTGGACGAAGTGGGAGTCGGTGGAGACACCGTAAACCTCGACGCCCATCTTCTGCAGCTCCTCGTAGTGGTCTGCGAGGTCGCCGAGCTCGGTCGGGCAGACGAAGGTGAAGTCGCCTGGGTAGAAGAAGAAGACGGACCACTTGCCGAGGACGTCGTCCTTGCTGACCTCGGAGAACTCACCGTTGTGGAAAACCGGGTTCTTGAAATCCAGAATCTCAGTGTTGATCAGAGACATAGGAACTTCCTTCCTGCATTGTCGCTTGAATTGTCTGCCCTGTGGTGACCGGGCGCGCAGGCCGGTCGTGGCCTGCGGAATTCCCGGGGTGGGCATTCACTATTTAAGGGTACCTAGCTGCGGCGGGCTTCGCTGCCGTAGCTTCTGCTCATTAATATAGCACAACCTTTAAATACTGCAAGCCACAATAGGTGGGGATTATTAAAAAAGGCTTCCGTTATCTGGCTGCGGGCGGGCGGGGGCTCTGCCGCGAGGGAGGGGTTGACCGGCTCGGTGTGGCGCCGAGGCGACTGGCGGCCTTGTTGTGTCGCGCCAGCACCGCGCGCGTTCTGCAGATGGCGAATGCGTTTTGCGGATGACGTGTGCGTTTTGCGGGTGGCGTGTGCGTTTTGCGGGTGGCGTGTGTGTTTTGCAGAGTTTGATGCCGGAAATTGAGGGAAAAGCGACATCAAACTCTGCAAAACGGATCAGTGGGGTGGGGTGGCTGGGTTGATGCGGCGGGTGGAGGGGTGGCTGGGTTGATGCGGCGGGTGGAGGGGTGGCTGGGTTGTCGCGGCGCGCAGCGGGGGTGCGGCGGATGCTCCGCCAGTGTCGTGTGCCTGCCGCGCGAGCAGTGTGTGCGGCGCCGCCACGCGAGTCCCGTCATATGGCCGCCTTGTGTGTTTTGCAGAGTTTGATGCCGGAAATTGAGGGAAAAGCGACATCAAACTCTGCAAAACGCACAGGGTGGGGACTGGGCTTAGGCGCGCGGTGAGGGGTGTAGTGGGAGGTGGCGTTAGGGGAGGGCTGCGAGGGGTGGGGCTCTCGGTGGCGCCGGGTAGAGCTATCAGGTGGGTGTCGGGTGGCGCTTGATGGGGGCGAGGTATAGACCGCATGGTCTGCTGTTCTTGTTGCGATTTTATGGTTTCCTAGCTGCGTAGATAGGGGGATGTCGGGTGCAATGTAGACAGTTCGGTATGTTTTGCGCTTTACAAACTTCCGGTGGGGTACTAATGTTCTCGCTCATACATAGACAGATCGGTTCATTACTGACAGAAAAGAGAGACACATGATCATCACCGGCCTCGCGCTCGGCGTGGTACTCGGATGGGTTATGCAACGTGGCAGGTTCTGCGTCACCGGCATGATCCGCGATATCTTCCTCAACAAGACGTGGCGCGGATTCACCGCCCTCCTTATCGTCATCGCCGTCCACGCCGTGGGCCTGGCGGCACTGACCACCGCCGGGGTCATTACCCCGGATTACAAGGAATTCGCCCCGCTGGCCGTGACCCTCGGCGGTCTGCTCTTCGGCGCGGGCATCGTGCTCGCCGGCGGCTGCGCATCCGGTACCTGGTACCGCTCGGCGGAGGGCCTCATCGGCTCCTGGCTGGCGCTGATCTTTTACGCGGGTAGTGCTGCTGCCATGAAGGGTGGCGCGCTGAACTCCCTCAACGAGGGCCTGCGCAGCTGGACCCTCCCGCTGACCACCATTAACGCCTCCCTGGGCATCTCCGTCTGGTGGCTGGTGATCCCATTCGCCATCGGCGTGGCCTTCCTGACCCGCCACTTCCTCGCCGAAGAGGCAGCCGCCCCGAAGATGGCCACCCTGAAGCCGAAGAAGACCGGCCTGGCACACATCCTCGCGGAGAAGCCCTGGCACTTCTACCCAACCGCAGCAATCATCGGTGTGCTCGGCGTGATCGCGTGGCCGCTCTCCGCAGCCACCGGCCGCAACGACGGCCTCGGCATCACCAGCCCGTCCTCCAACCTCTCCAAGTTCCTCATCAGCGGTGAGGACACCGTGGACTGGGGCGTGCTGCTGGTCCTCGGCCTGCTGGTCGGCGCATTCTTTGCCGCCAAGGCCTCCGGTGAGTTCCGCCTGCGCCTGCCGTCCGCTAACCAGGCCGTGCGCTCCGTCGTCGGCGGCATCCTGATGGGCGTCGGCGCCTCCGCCGCCGGCGGCTGCACCGTCGGCAACGGCATGGTCCAGACTTCCCTGTTCAGCTACCAGGGTTGGGTCGCGCTGCTGTTCATCTCCATCGGTATCTGGGCGGCAGCCAAGCTGTGGCTCAAGCCCACCGACGCCGTCCCGGGCCAGAGCGCACAGCCGAAGCAGGACACCCCGAAGGCTGACGCTACCCCGACCGTCGCAGCTCCGGCCGCGCAGTCCGCAGAGGCTGCCGACCTGCAGTCCGCCGGCGCGCAGTACGGCTTCCAGACCGCCGGCGTGGCCCTCCTGGAGCGTCCGCAGGTTGCGACGGCCGCCGGGTCGACGTCCGTAAACACCGGCACCACGACCGGCCTGGAGCTGGTCGGGGACCGTACCTACAAGCTGGATTCCCTCGGCGCGGTCTGCCCCTTCCCGCTGATCGACGCCAAGGCTGCCATCGCGCAGCTGGAGGTCGGCGACTCCCTGCAGATCGACTTCGACTGCACCCAGGCCACCGACGCCATCCCGCGCTGGGCGGCCACCGACGGTCACGAGGTGACGAACTTCGAGCAGACTGACGAGGCTGGCTGGACGATCACCGTCAAGAAGGGTGAATAGTCCGCTAACGGGACCGAAAAACTAAATAAAAACCCCAGGGGTGGGTGGCTGCTTCCTGCTAACTTTGGAAACCAAAGTAAGGGAAGGAAGCAACCTCATGCGAGCGAGAAACCAGCATGCAACGCCACGGGAAGCCAGCTTGGCGCCCGCAGGAACGGCCCGCCCCGAGCACAGCACCGGTCTTTCCGGCCGGGTGCGCAGCAGCGTTAAGCACCGCAGCGCGATGGTCTTTGCCATCGCGCTGTTGCTGTCTCTGGCCGGGATCGTCGTCCCCTTCGGGCAGCCACAAGCCGCGGCGGAAGCCAAGGACATCCCGCCGACCATGCTGATCCTCGACGCCTCCGGCTCCATGATGGCCCGCGACGCGGGCGGCCAGACCCGCCTGGACGCCGCAAAGGAGGCCTCCAAGAACTTCTCCCGTTCCGTCTCCGAGGAATCCGAGCTGGGCTTCATGGTTTACGGCACCAAGGTCGGCAACTCCCCGGAGGAGCGAGAGGCCGGCTGTAAGGACGTCACCACCCTGCTGCCCGTGGGCAAGGGGAACGCGGGCAAGATCTCTGGTGAGGTGGACAAGGTCAACGCCTCCGGCCACACCCCCATGGGTCCGGCCCTGAAGCAGGCCGCCAAGGAGCTGCCTAACGAGGGCGAGCGTTCCATTGTGCTGGTCTCCGACGGCGAGGACACCTGCGCCCCGCCGCCGGTCTGCGACGTCGCCAAGGATCTGCACAAGCAGGGCATCGACCTGACCATCAACACCGTCGGCTTCCTGGTCGACCCGGCCGCCCGCAAGGAGCTGCAGTGCATCGCCGAGGCCGGCGGTGGCGAGTACCTGGACGCCCAGGACGCCGAGTCCCTCGCCGAGTCCATGAAGGTTCTGGCCACCCGCACCGCCCAGACCGCGGAGTCCAACGCCCCGGAGATTAAGGGCGGGGACGACGAGGCCTCGGCCGCCGAGGTGCCGGAGGACGTCGATCTCTTCTCCACCCCGCTGCGCGAGAAGTCCGGTGGTGCGAAGGAGGACGAGGACGGTGCCGAGTACTTCACCACCCCCATCGCGGAGGGGGAGCGCCTCGCGATCAGCGTGGCCACGATGCCGCCGCCGTCCCAGGGCAGCAAGCTCGGCGTCGGCAAGAACTTCGCCATCAAGGTCGACGTCGACGAGGCTCAGTGCTACCTCGACAACGACAACGCCACCGGAATCATCGACTCCAACGGCCCCTTCTTTGCCTCCTGGACCACGAAGCAGGCCGGCGAGGACTGCCCCGCCGGGGACTTCCGCTTCAAGGTGGTGCGCACCAGCGGCCCGTATAAGGGCCAGGAGATCCCTGCCGAGGTCACCATCAAGCGCCTGCAAAATGAAGATCTCTCGGACGTTCCAGAGCCCTTCGCTGAAGATGAGGACGCTAATCGTAAGGAGCCGAGCGCAGCCGGCGAGCCCCGCAAGGTGACCCCGGGCGCATGGTTCGACGACGCCACCGAGCTGAACGCGGATGCCAAGGAGACCGTAACTGCGGACATCGTCCCGGGCGAGGCGCACGTCTACAAGATCAAGACCGACTACGGCCAGCAGCTACGCGGCGGAATCAAGGTGACCAGCGAGCCGCCGAAGGACCACTACGCGGAGATCAAGCAGCTGGACGTCAACGTCCTGAACTCCGCCCGCCAGAAGGCGGCGAACCCGGAGTCCATTCCGGTCAACGAGGGTGATTCCATTGCCTTCGGTAACCCCGCCCGCGTGAACTACCGCAACATGGTGGGCGACGGGAAGGAACAACCGAGCGACGTTGGCGCCCGGAAGGCCTGGCTGGACGGGGAGCAGTACATCGTCATCTTCCTGAACAAGAGCCTGCACGCGGGTGATAACCGCGACATCAGCCAGGACAAGAACGCCACCGCCACCTACGAGCTCACCACCGAGCTGGTGGGGGAGAAGATCCCGGGCCCGAGCTTCGAGAAGGTCTCCAACGACACCGAGATCGAGGAGAGCGAGAAGGCCGAGGAGCCGAAGGAAACCGAGCAGGCTGCTGCCGAGGAGGGCAGCTCCATCAACTGGTTCCTGATCGGCGCGGGCGTGCTCGTGGTGCTCGCCGTGGCCCTGGTGGCTCTGACCCGACGCGGGCGCTAGAGCTCAACCGGCACCAGCCCAACCGGAGCCAAGCAAAACGCTAAGCACAACGAAGCCCCGGCCCTGCCACTGAATCAATCTCAGTGGCAGGGCCGGGGCTTTAACTGTGCCCTGGTAATGCCAGGGGGCTAGCCGCGGGAAGCCCTTGCGAGCTCCCCGCACGCACCTGCTAGCTCTTCAGGGAGTCCAGCGGGGTGAAGCGCTCGCCGTACTTCGCGGCCAGCTCCTCGGCGCGGGCAACGAAGCCAGCCACGCCGGTGGTCGGGTAGTCCCCGCCGTCCACATCAGCCTTCTTGCCCTCCGGCAGCGCAGCGGCAGCCGGGCGAGCGTAGTTCTTGATGTACTGGCGGGTGCCGCCGGTCCACGCCGGGAAACCGATGCCCATGATGGAGCCGATGTTGGCATCCGCGTCGGACATCAGCACGCCCTCGTCGATGCACTTCTGGGTCTCCAGAGCCTCGGCGAAGAGCATGCGCTCCACCAGGTCGACCAGGACCGGGCCCTCGGTGGAGATGGACTCCAGGCCGTGGCCGGCGGTCGCGGACTCGGCGTCCGGGACGGTGACGGACCCGCCGCCCAGCTCGTCCCATAGGCCACGCCACAGACCGGTGCGGCGGCCCTCCTCGTTGTACTCGTAGAAGCCCTTGCCCTCGAGCTTGCCCGGGCGGTCGTAGACGTCCAGCATCTTGTCCACGATCTCGGTGACGCCACCGTCGTCGACGGAGATGCCGGCAGCCTCCTGCGCGGCCTTGGTCTCGGCGCCGATCTTGCGGGCCAGCTTCAGGTTCAGCTCATCCTGCAGCTGCAGCGGCGGTGCCGGGTAGCCAGCCTGGCGGCCAGCTGCCTCGATGACGGCCGGGTCGATGCCCTCGGCCAGCATGCGCATGGCCTCGTTGAGGAAGAAGCTGATGACGCGGGAGGTGTAGAAACCGCGGGAGTCATTGACGACGATCGGGGTCTTGCGGATCTGGCCGGTGAAGTCCAGGGCCGCAGCCAGGGTTTCGTCGGAGGTCTCCTCGCCCTTGATGATCTCCACCAGCGGCATCTTGTCGACCGGGGAGAAGAAGTGGATACCGATGAAGTCCTTCGGGCGCTTCACACCGGTAGCCAGCTCGGTGATCGGCAGGGTGGAGGTGTTGGAACCCAGGACGCAGTCCTCCGGCACCGCTGCCTCGATCTCTGCCCAGACCTTGTGCTTGAGCTCGGTGTTCTCGAAGACCGCCTCGATGACGATGTCACAGTCAGAAAGGTCGGAGTAGTCCACGGACGGGGTGATCCGGTCCAGCAGAGCCTTCGACTTCTCTTCGGTGGTCTTGCCACGCTTCAGCGCCTTGGCCTCCAGGCCCTCGGAGTAGGCCTTGCCCTTCTCCGCTGCCTCCAGCTTGATGTCCTTGAGGACGACCTCCATGCCGGCCTTCGCAGCAACGTAGGCGATGGCAGCGCCCATCATGCCGGCGCCGACCATGCCCAGCTTCTTGAACTGCTTACGCGGCACGTCCTTCGGGCGGGAGCCACCGCCGTTGCAGTACTGCAGGTCGAAGAAGAAGGCCTGCATCATGTTCTTCGAGGTGGAACCGGTGACGAGGTCCACGAAGTAGCGGGTCTCGACGCGGGTGGCCTCCTCGATGTTCTTCAGCTGCAGACCTTCAACGGCTGCGGCGAGGATCGCCTTCGGCGCCGGCATCGGCGCGCCCTTGATCTGCTTGGTGACATTCGCCGGGAAGGACGGCAGGAATGCGGCCAGCTTCGGGTTGGTCGGGGTGCCACCCGGGACCTTGTAGCCCTCGGTGTCCCACGGCTGCTTCGCGTCTGGGTTTTCCTTGACCCACTTCTTCGCGGCATCGAGCAGCTGATCGGCCGGGACGACCTCGTCGATCAGGCCGGTCTTCAGCGCGTCCTGGGCGCCGAACTGGCGGCCGGTGGTCAGGACCTTCATCAGCG
This window contains:
- the ahpC gene encoding alkyl hydroperoxide reductase subunit C, whose amino-acid sequence is MSLINTEILDFKNPVFHNGEFSEVSKDDVLGKWSVFFFYPGDFTFVCPTELGDLADHYEELQKMGVEVYGVSTDSHFVHKAWHESSEEVGKVNYPMIGDSNGDLTRNFQNMREGVGQADRATFLVDPQGIIQYIEQTAEGIGRDASELVRKIKAAQYVAEHPGEVCPAKWEEGQDTLTPGIDLVGKI
- a CDS encoding YeeE/YedE thiosulfate transporter family protein, whose translation is MIITGLALGVVLGWVMQRGRFCVTGMIRDIFLNKTWRGFTALLIVIAVHAVGLAALTTAGVITPDYKEFAPLAVTLGGLLFGAGIVLAGGCASGTWYRSAEGLIGSWLALIFYAGSAAAMKGGALNSLNEGLRSWTLPLTTINASLGISVWWLVIPFAIGVAFLTRHFLAEEAAAPKMATLKPKKTGLAHILAEKPWHFYPTAAIIGVLGVIAWPLSAATGRNDGLGITSPSSNLSKFLISGEDTVDWGVLLVLGLLVGAFFAAKASGEFRLRLPSANQAVRSVVGGILMGVGASAAGGCTVGNGMVQTSLFSYQGWVALLFISIGIWAAAKLWLKPTDAVPGQSAQPKQDTPKADATPTVAAPAAQSAEAADLQSAGAQYGFQTAGVALLERPQVATAAGSTSVNTGTTTGLELVGDRTYKLDSLGAVCPFPLIDAKAAIAQLEVGDSLQIDFDCTQATDAIPRWAATDGHEVTNFEQTDEAGWTITVKKGE
- a CDS encoding vWA domain-containing protein, translated to MRARNQHATPREASLAPAGTARPEHSTGLSGRVRSSVKHRSAMVFAIALLLSLAGIVVPFGQPQAAAEAKDIPPTMLILDASGSMMARDAGGQTRLDAAKEASKNFSRSVSEESELGFMVYGTKVGNSPEEREAGCKDVTTLLPVGKGNAGKISGEVDKVNASGHTPMGPALKQAAKELPNEGERSIVLVSDGEDTCAPPPVCDVAKDLHKQGIDLTINTVGFLVDPAARKELQCIAEAGGGEYLDAQDAESLAESMKVLATRTAQTAESNAPEIKGGDDEASAAEVPEDVDLFSTPLREKSGGAKEDEDGAEYFTTPIAEGERLAISVATMPPPSQGSKLGVGKNFAIKVDVDEAQCYLDNDNATGIIDSNGPFFASWTTKQAGEDCPAGDFRFKVVRTSGPYKGQEIPAEVTIKRLQNEDLSDVPEPFAEDEDANRKEPSAAGEPRKVTPGAWFDDATELNADAKETVTADIVPGEAHVYKIKTDYGQQLRGGIKVTSEPPKDHYAEIKQLDVNVLNSARQKAANPESIPVNEGDSIAFGNPARVNYRNMVGDGKEQPSDVGARKAWLDGEQYIVIFLNKSLHAGDNRDISQDKNATATYELTTELVGEKIPGPSFEKVSNDTEIEESEKAEEPKETEQAAAEEGSSINWFLIGAGVLVVLAVALVALTRRGR
- a CDS encoding 3-hydroxyacyl-CoA dehydrogenase NAD-binding domain-containing protein, which encodes MSNNMFAWDVDADGILTLTMDDPNAPVNTMNTTFQDDLTATVAKVKEAVEAGEVKGVVIASAKKTFFAGGDIKSMIKATPADAAELTQQIDQMKADLRALETLGVPVAAAINGTALGGGLELALATHHRVASDAKGLKVGLPEVTLGLLPGGGGVTRVTRMLGLQDALMKVLTTGRQFGAQDALKTGLIDEVVPADQLLDAAKKWVKENPDAKQPWDTEGYKVPGGTPTNPKLAAFLPSFPANVTKQIKGAPMPAPKAILAAAVEGLQLKNIEEATRVETRYFVDLVTGSTSKNMMQAFFFDLQYCNGGGSRPKDVPRKQFKKLGMVGAGMMGAAIAYVAAKAGMEVVLKDIKLEAAEKGKAYSEGLEAKALKRGKTTEEKSKALLDRITPSVDYSDLSDCDIVIEAVFENTELKHKVWAEIEAAVPEDCVLGSNTSTLPITELATGVKRPKDFIGIHFFSPVDKMPLVEIIKGEETSDETLAAALDFTGQIRKTPIVVNDSRGFYTSRVISFFLNEAMRMLAEGIDPAVIEAAGRQAGYPAPPLQLQDELNLKLARKIGAETKAAQEAAGISVDDGGVTEIVDKMLDVYDRPGKLEGKGFYEYNEEGRRTGLWRGLWDELGGGSVTVPDAESATAGHGLESISTEGPVLVDLVERMLFAEALETQKCIDEGVLMSDADANIGSIMGIGFPAWTGGTRQYIKNYARPAAAALPEGKKADVDGGDYPTTGVAGFVARAEELAAKYGERFTPLDSLKS